A single region of the Candidatus Moraniibacteriota bacterium genome encodes:
- the secA gene encoding preprotein translocase subunit SecA: MMSLFKKVFGSNERELKKLRPLVEKINVLEPAVSKLSDEELKNKTTEFKERLNPPASGGEALDDLIPEAFAVVREAAKRVIGERHFDVQLMGGIVLHQGKIAEMKTGEGKTLVSTLSTYLNALTGKGVHIVTVNDYLAKRDCNWMGAIYHALGISTACIVHDTSYLYEPKIVDADEVSVEMENLKPVSRREAYSADVTYGTNNEFGFDYLRDNMVPGLDQMTQRELSYAIVDEVDSILIDEARTPLIISAPDTESTKLYREFARIVPRLKVKDDYEVDEKMKAVTLTEKGITKVEELLGIGNIYEPGKITYVHHLEQSLKANVIFKLDRDYVVKDGQVIIVDDFTGRLMHGRRYSEGLHQAIEAKEGVEVQKESRTLATITFQNYFRMYGKLAGMTGTAVTSAEEFSKVYKLEVMEVPTNKPMIRKDFPDVVYKSEEGKFKAIVEKIRELHQAGQPVLVGTIAIEKSEYLSELLSREGITHEVLNAKHHEKEANIVAKAGQKGAVTIATNMAGRGTDIKLGEGVRELGGLCIIGTERHEARRIDNQLRGRAGRQGDLGASQFYASLEDELMRRFGGDKLHNMMNTLGLPEDQPIQNAIISKSIESAQSKIEGFNFDIRKHVLDYDDVMNKQREVVYKKRRQILELEETKNEIFNFLSEELEKIVSLYCTKEDYQWNTEGIIAEVSTIFPLNGDDKKQLDIIRDDKSKDDAEKINSLIEYLLGQAKKVYNQKEKEIGEETMRQVEKMIILQTIDMLWMNHLDEIDYLRQGIGLRGYGQRDPLIEYKREAFNMFSHLMDNVRSTIVRTIFRISPVRREGEQRELTERQNLQFKGANDAVEQFGAAKEMQSSSGGEAKSEAKQKPIINKNKVGRNDPCPCGSGKKYKKCCGA; the protein is encoded by the coding sequence ATTATGTCCCTATTTAAAAAAGTTTTTGGCTCTAATGAAAGAGAACTGAAAAAACTTCGGCCGCTAGTGGAAAAAATCAACGTGCTGGAGCCGGCTGTTAGCAAGCTTTCCGACGAAGAGCTGAAAAATAAAACAACTGAATTTAAAGAACGTTTAAATCCGCCAGCCAGTGGAGGCGAGGCGCTGGATGATTTGATTCCCGAGGCCTTTGCGGTAGTTCGTGAAGCCGCCAAACGTGTTATTGGCGAGCGGCATTTTGACGTGCAACTTATGGGCGGAATTGTGCTTCATCAAGGAAAAATCGCCGAGATGAAAACCGGTGAAGGAAAAACACTAGTATCAACGCTTTCGACATATTTAAACGCGCTTACCGGAAAGGGAGTGCATATCGTGACAGTCAATGATTATCTGGCCAAGCGTGACTGCAATTGGATGGGAGCAATATATCACGCTCTGGGAATTTCCACCGCCTGCATCGTTCATGACACCTCTTATCTTTATGAACCAAAAATTGTTGATGCCGATGAAGTAAGCGTGGAAATGGAAAACCTCAAACCCGTTTCGCGCCGCGAGGCCTACAGTGCCGATGTTACTTACGGAACCAATAATGAATTCGGTTTTGACTATCTTCGCGACAATATGGTTCCGGGTTTAGATCAAATGACCCAGAGAGAATTAAGCTACGCTATTGTGGATGAAGTGGATTCTATTTTAATTGACGAAGCGCGTACTCCTCTTATTATTTCCGCTCCCGACACGGAATCCACTAAGCTCTATCGTGAATTCGCGCGAATCGTTCCGCGGCTGAAAGTCAAAGATGACTACGAAGTGGATGAAAAAATGAAAGCGGTAACTCTCACTGAAAAAGGCATTACTAAAGTAGAAGAACTGCTGGGAATCGGAAATATTTACGAGCCGGGAAAAATAACTTATGTTCATCATCTGGAGCAGTCGCTAAAAGCCAATGTTATTTTCAAACTTGACCGCGATTACGTTGTGAAAGACGGGCAGGTGATTATCGTTGACGATTTCACGGGGCGCTTGATGCATGGCCGCCGCTACTCCGAAGGACTTCATCAGGCCATTGAGGCCAAAGAAGGAGTAGAGGTGCAAAAAGAATCGCGCACCTTGGCCACCATTACTTTTCAAAATTATTTCCGGATGTATGGAAAACTAGCGGGAATGACCGGAACAGCGGTAACCAGTGCGGAGGAGTTTTCCAAAGTGTACAAACTGGAGGTGATGGAAGTTCCAACCAACAAGCCAATGATCCGCAAGGATTTTCCTGACGTTGTGTACAAAAGCGAAGAGGGCAAATTCAAGGCGATTGTTGAGAAAATAAGGGAACTTCATCAGGCCGGCCAGCCGGTGCTGGTGGGAACCATCGCCATTGAAAAATCAGAGTATTTGAGCGAACTTCTTTCCCGGGAGGGAATTACGCATGAGGTTTTAAACGCCAAGCACCATGAAAAAGAAGCTAATATTGTGGCCAAAGCAGGGCAAAAAGGAGCAGTAACTATCGCCACTAACATGGCTGGGCGGGGTACTGATATTAAACTGGGAGAAGGCGTAAGAGAACTGGGCGGACTTTGCATAATTGGAACCGAACGCCATGAAGCCCGCCGGATTGATAACCAGTTGCGGGGACGCGCTGGCCGCCAAGGCGATCTGGGCGCGTCTCAATTTTACGCTTCGCTCGAAGATGAATTGATGCGCCGATTTGGCGGTGATAAGCTGCACAATATGATGAATACCCTAGGACTACCCGAAGATCAGCCGATTCAGAACGCCATTATTTCCAAATCAATCGAAAGTGCGCAGTCAAAAATAGAAGGATTTAACTTTGATATCCGCAAACACGTTTTGGATTATGACGATGTGATGAATAAGCAGCGCGAAGTTGTCTACAAAAAGCGACGCCAGATTCTTGAACTGGAGGAAACAAAAAACGAAATTTTCAACTTTCTTTCGGAGGAGCTGGAAAAAATTGTTTCCCTCTATTGTACCAAAGAGGATTACCAATGGAATACCGAAGGCATTATTGCGGAAGTCAGCACAATTTTTCCTCTTAACGGCGATGATAAAAAACAATTAGATATAATCCGGGACGATAAGTCAAAAGACGATGCCGAAAAAATCAATTCCCTGATTGAATATCTTTTAGGACAGGCGAAGAAAGTTTACAATCAAAAAGAGAAGGAAATTGGAGAAGAAACAATGCGCCAGGTTGAGAAAATGATAATTCTCCAAACAATCGACATGCTTTGGATGAACCATCTGGACGAGATTGATTATCTGCGCCAAGGGATAGGACTGCGCGGTTACGGCCAGAGAGATCCTTTGATTGAGTACAAAAGGGAAGCGTTCAATATGTTTTCCCACTTAATGGATAATGTCCGGTCCACCATTGTGCGGACAATATTCAGAATTAGCCCGGTCCGGCGGGAAGGCGAGCAGCGTGAATTAACGGAGCGGCAGAACTTACAGTTTAAGGGAGCAAATGATGCGGTAGAACAGTTTGGAGCGGCTAAGGAAATGCAGTCCTCTTCAGGCGGGGAAGCAAAAAGTGAAGCCAAACAGAAGCCAATTATAAATAAAAACAAAGTGGGCCGCAACGATCCCTGCCCGTGCGGGAGTGGCAAAAAGTATAAGAAGTGTTGTGGAGCGTAG
- a CDS encoding AIR synthase-related protein, with amino-acid sequence MAYNPEKPYKNQILGLIKKTWHTPYVSVQEGTYTVFKRKFDYSEIDHTDGIGTKGIYHWGRRTFRNAVLDALAMNLNDLAMARAIPYKLQCHLIVPKDDNRAILEIMKNLVAECKKRNIVITGGETSIQNNIQGLDISLTVSGFVKSEKQNQFRVGDVLVGLASNGVHSNGFTTVRKTLGNRFSEAFTEPTKIYIEMLQAIQEKYVVHGMMHITGGAFTKLKSLLSKADAIITKNHSLKPQAIFRKLYTHGITDKDMYRTFNCGIGFVLSTPKDDALKVVSGIKGADIIGKVIPGTGKVRITSIFSGKEIKL; translated from the coding sequence ATGGCATACAATCCAGAAAAACCATATAAAAATCAAATTTTAGGGCTGATTAAGAAAACCTGGCATACGCCCTATGTTTCTGTCCAGGAAGGAACATACACGGTGTTTAAGAGAAAATTTGATTATTCTGAAATCGATCATACCGATGGGATAGGTACGAAAGGAATTTACCACTGGGGTAGACGCACTTTTCGGAACGCAGTTTTAGACGCCTTAGCGATGAATTTGAATGATTTAGCAATGGCGAGGGCGATCCCATATAAACTTCAATGTCATCTTATTGTGCCAAAAGATGATAACAGAGCAATATTAGAGATTATGAAGAATCTGGTAGCGGAGTGCAAAAAACGCAATATTGTGATTACCGGCGGGGAAACGTCTATTCAGAATAATATACAAGGTCTTGACATCAGTCTGACAGTTAGTGGTTTTGTAAAAAGCGAGAAGCAAAATCAGTTTCGGGTTGGTGATGTATTGGTAGGCTTGGCAAGTAATGGAGTGCATTCAAACGGTTTTACAACGGTACGAAAGACGCTAGGTAACAGATTTTCCGAAGCATTCACAGAGCCAACAAAGATATATATAGAAATGCTACAAGCCATTCAGGAAAAGTACGTTGTTCATGGCATGATGCATATAACAGGCGGTGCTTTCACAAAGCTGAAAAGTTTGCTTTCTAAAGCCGATGCGATTATTACGAAAAATCATTCATTGAAACCTCAAGCTATATTCAGGAAGCTATATACACACGGGATCACAGATAAAGATATGTACAGGACTTTCAACTGTGGAATAGGGTTTGTGTTGTCAACCCCCAAAGATGACGCATTAAAAGTTGTTTCCGGAATAAAAGGCGCAGATATAATCGGAAAGGTAATACCAGGGACGGGCAAGGTGAGAATTACCTCAATTTTTAGCGGTAAAGAGATAAAACTTTAA
- a CDS encoding 8-oxo-dGTP diphosphatase yields MKIIQTVAIIQKGDEILLGMKKRGFGAGRWNGFGGKLKENENVIQAAQRELKEETGIDTENLIEMGIIEFEFKRNPDILEVHFLKGTDFSGALVETEEMKPAWFKINEIPYDSMWPDDKFWLPLFLEGKKFCGKFLFDNYNKIIKHKLEIVDKLQ; encoded by the coding sequence ATGAAGATTATCCAAACAGTTGCAATAATCCAAAAAGGAGATGAAATTCTTCTCGGCATGAAAAAGCGCGGTTTTGGAGCTGGAAGATGGAATGGTTTTGGCGGGAAATTAAAAGAAAATGAAAATGTAATTCAAGCAGCGCAAAGGGAGCTTAAAGAGGAAACCGGGATTGATACAGAAAATTTAATTGAAATGGGCATTATTGAATTTGAATTTAAGAGGAATCCTGATATCCTTGAAGTTCATTTTTTAAAAGGAACAGATTTTTCCGGAGCGCTGGTAGAAACAGAAGAAATGAAACCCGCTTGGTTTAAAATTAATGAAATCCCCTACGACTCAATGTGGCCGGATGATAAATTCTGGCTGCCGCTGTTTCTGGAAGGAAAAAAATTTTGCGGTAAATTCTTATTTGATAATTATAATAAAATCATTAAACATAAACTTGAGATCGTAGATAAGTTACAATAG
- a CDS encoding NUDIX domain-containing protein, with amino-acid sequence MKPKFSFEKSVGGVIFFQEENTIKYLLLHYESGHWDFPKGHVEKGESDGETLKREIQEETGITGVGIIPGFKKQIRYFYRAGKEEKEKRIKEGIGTSIIKRVIYYLAETKTKEVKISFEHIGFEWLAYDNALERITYKNSKEVLKEANDFLINNKQLSIL; translated from the coding sequence ATGAAACCAAAATTTTCCTTTGAAAAATCAGTCGGTGGAGTAATATTTTTTCAGGAGGAAAACACTATAAAATATCTTCTTCTCCATTATGAGTCAGGCCATTGGGATTTTCCTAAGGGCCATGTTGAAAAAGGAGAAAGTGATGGAGAAACGCTGAAAAGGGAAATTCAGGAGGAAACCGGGATTACTGGCGTTGGGATTATCCCGGGATTTAAAAAACAGATTAGATATTTTTACCGGGCCGGCAAGGAAGAAAAAGAAAAAAGGATAAAAGAGGGCATTGGCACAAGCATTATCAAAAGGGTAATATACTACCTTGCCGAAACCAAAACCAAAGAAGTAAAAATTTCTTTTGAGCATATCGGCTTTGAGTGGCTGGCATACGACAACGCGTTAGAGAGAATTACCTACAAAAATTCAAAAGAAGTTTTAAAAGAAGCTAATGATTTTTTGATAAATAATAAGCAGTTGAGCATTCTATAA